The genomic region TTCGACCGCTTGCGAGTTGTACGACGTCAACGGCGACCGGAGCCTTTTTGCCGTTTCAGTCGATGCCAATGACATCGCGGCGTTCAAGCTGACGATCAACAAGTCGATCGCCACGATCCAGGCCGGAGCGGGAGGAGGCATCCAGCCAACTTCTGGCGCCTGCGCCCTGGGTGACTGATCTGAGCTAGTGGGGCCCGGGTACCCCGACCCGAAACGGTCGGGGGCCCGCGCCTCGGGCTCTAAGTGCCCGAAAATGGAAACGATTTTTGGACACATTTTCTGCTTTTCAAAACTCTAAGATGCATGATATAAACCCCACAATGATTCACGATGCTCTCGATTGCGTACTCTTGGCCGAAAAAGTCGGCGCAATCGGGTCCAAGAAGGAGGGAATGATGAGACGGTTTGGACTTCTAGTACTCGCGGTGGCGCTGGCCATCGGATTTTCTGCGCCGACACAGGCTGCAACGATCCTCAAGGCGTACACCGTCCCGGGATCGGGTGCGTATCACCTTACTCTGACTGAAAATGCCGGAGCTGGAATTGTCAATTTCGGTTTCTTGGCCAATCCCGGACTCACGTTCGCGATGACCAGCGGAGCCGTTGGTGATGGCTCTCAGTTGAACCCTGAGTTCCTCGGCTTCACGGCCAACCAGGGCATCCCCAATGCCTTTCCCCCGTATGGGGGCCTAAAGCCCGATGTGATCACGGATACGGACCCGGGCGTAAACAACTTCGGTGGCGGAAATCTGTTCATTTTCCCGTCGTCGGGTTTTCAGCCGCTTCTGGTCCCGGCGGGTGGTGTGG from bacterium harbors:
- a CDS encoding VPLPA-CTERM sorting domain-containing protein, producing the protein MRRFGLLVLAVALAIGFSAPTQAATILKAYTVPGSGAYHLTLTENAGAGIVNFGFLANPGLTFAMTSGAVGDGSQLNPEFLGFTANQGIPNAFPPYGGLKPDVITDTDPGVNNFGGGNLFIFPSSGFQPLLVPAGGVEHYLGVLTSTAIDGVGLTWMDATQQPMAVTVVVLPEPASALLLGLGLAGLAVLRRRSA